In Zhaonella formicivorans, one DNA window encodes the following:
- the rplW gene encoding 50S ribosomal protein L23, with product MRSPQEVLIRPVVSEKSMGLMEENKYTFYVDKDANKIEIKNAVEKLFKVSVLKVRTMTVRGKKKRQGRFEGKTPDRKKAIVTLKAGDKIELFEGL from the coding sequence GTAGCCCGCAGGAAGTGTTAATCAGACCAGTTGTCTCCGAGAAGTCCATGGGTTTAATGGAAGAAAATAAATACACATTTTATGTTGACAAAGATGCCAACAAAATTGAAATAAAAAACGCAGTGGAAAAGCTATTTAAGGTATCTGTTTTAAAAGTTCGTACAATGACGGTAAGGGGTAAGAAGAAACGTCAAGGACGTTTTGAAGGAAAGACACCTGACCGTAAGAAGGCAATTGTAACCTTAAAAGCGGGAGATAAGATCGAGCTCTTTGAAGGGCTGTAA